A region of Chloroflexaceae bacterium DNA encodes the following proteins:
- a CDS encoding homogentisate phytyltransferase yields MQAFKTLIGFARPHTVIATTVQVITIFLIVAGWTTAPGALMAIAVTLAACLALNLYVVGLNQLTDVAIDRVNKPWLPVAAGVLTHEEGRLLTFGAAGISLLLAWLSGPFLLLTVALIMLIGSAYSLPPLRLKRFPVAAALSIAIARGVIANLGLALHYQQLFRSGMPLATLAMLGLFFFGFGLVIAIYKDIPDSEGDRLYQIETFTTRLGPRRALNLGRAVLTACYALPIGLALAGLPRSDALFLLVTHAALIILFWVMSMRVDLQQRRSVASFYMFLWGMFYLEFGVLSMYELTRTSI; encoded by the coding sequence ATGCAGGCATTCAAAACACTGATCGGTTTCGCTCGACCGCATACGGTCATTGCGACAACCGTTCAGGTAATAACCATTTTTCTAATTGTGGCGGGGTGGACGACCGCGCCAGGGGCGTTGATGGCGATTGCGGTAACGCTGGCGGCCTGTCTGGCGCTGAACCTGTATGTGGTGGGCCTGAACCAGCTTACCGACGTGGCGATTGATCGAGTGAACAAGCCCTGGCTGCCGGTGGCGGCGGGGGTGTTGACGCACGAAGAGGGCCGGCTGCTAACCTTCGGCGCGGCAGGGATCAGTCTGCTGCTGGCATGGTTGAGCGGGCCGTTTCTGCTGCTGACGGTGGCGCTGATCATGCTCATCGGCAGCGCCTACTCCTTGCCGCCCTTGCGCCTCAAGCGCTTCCCGGTGGCTGCCGCGTTGAGCATCGCCATCGCGCGGGGCGTCATCGCTAACCTGGGGCTGGCCCTGCACTACCAGCAACTCTTCCGGAGCGGCATGCCGCTGGCGACGCTGGCCATGCTGGGGCTGTTCTTCTTCGGCTTCGGCCTGGTCATTGCAATCTACAAGGACATCCCCGACAGCGAGGGCGACCGTCTCTATCAGATCGAGACTTTCACCACGCGGCTGGGTCCGCGCCGCGCCTTGAACCTGGGGCGAGCGGTGCTGACGGCCTGCTACGCCCTGCCGATCGGGCTGGCGCTGGCGGGACTGCCGCGGAGTGATGCGCTGTTCCTGTTAGTGACCCATGCAGCGTTGATCATTCTCTTCTGGGTGATGAGCATGCGCGTGGATCTGCAACAGCGCCGCTCGGTGGCCTCGTTTTATATGTTTCTCTGGGGCATGTTCTATCTGGAGTTCGGGGTTCTCAGCATGTATGAATTAACCCGGACAAGCATATGA
- a CDS encoding carboxypeptidase-like regulatory domain-containing protein yields MDVQTRARSEASIAGQVRTASGAPVADAVVMITAPSPPHPDIAALTDAQGRYRFDGLIAGRYTLQVNATGYAPRTGAVQTRPGETVRLDFVVE; encoded by the coding sequence ATGGATGTTCAGACCCGGGCGCGGAGCGAAGCGAGCATCGCCGGGCAGGTGCGCACCGCCAGCGGTGCGCCCGTCGCCGACGCGGTGGTGATGATCACCGCTCCCAGCCCGCCCCATCCCGACATCGCGGCGCTGACCGATGCACAGGGACGCTACCGCTTCGACGGGTTGATCGCCGGACGCTACACGCTACAGGTGAACGCGACCGGCTACGCTCCGCGAACCGGCGCGGTGCAGACGCGTCCCGGCGAAACGGTCCGGCTCGATTTCGTGGTGGAGTAG
- a CDS encoding HEAT repeat domain-containing protein — translation MSTTLVLSIILVCGGLITVLVGVLILRRLALRAARAYNHRREAFFEDLIFHAILDPQHAERLREIARRVYARRWGGAPGLRPFDVRALERSLLRVARELRGSERQMLTDIFEETGGLARGLRQLRSPGCCRRLAAVQKLRIMRSRQAVPELIAALNDRSRIVRHAALRALGEIGDERAYPFLLQALETPARWSPLRAADSVLAAGAAIAPLLIERFAAVREPQIRAVYVRLFGLLRDPAAMPLLLPLLDAPELPLCIAAIQALSAIGDAEAASRVRMMLSDPRWEIRAAAATALGALMDLESAPMLERLLDDPVYLVGYSAAQSLITLRGKGRAMLQEAPEASETCIVPLALQALGELAYGLV, via the coding sequence GTGTCCACCACACTGGTTCTCAGCATTATCCTTGTCTGCGGCGGCCTGATTACGGTCCTGGTCGGCGTTCTTATCCTGAGACGCCTGGCGTTGAGAGCGGCTCGCGCCTACAACCACCGGCGGGAGGCCTTCTTTGAAGATTTGATTTTCCATGCCATCCTGGATCCACAGCATGCCGAGCGCCTGCGCGAGATTGCGCGCCGGGTGTACGCGCGCCGGTGGGGCGGCGCGCCCGGCCTGCGCCCCTTTGACGTCCGGGCGCTTGAACGCAGCCTGCTGCGAGTCGCCCGAGAGCTGCGCGGGTCAGAGCGGCAGATGCTTACGGATATTTTCGAGGAGACCGGCGGCCTGGCGCGCGGGCTGCGGCAACTGCGCTCCCCCGGCTGCTGCCGACGACTCGCCGCGGTGCAGAAGCTGCGGATCATGCGCAGCCGTCAGGCAGTGCCGGAGTTGATCGCCGCGCTCAACGACCGCAGCCGGATCGTGCGCCATGCGGCCCTGCGCGCCCTGGGGGAGATTGGCGATGAGCGCGCCTACCCCTTCCTGCTGCAAGCCCTGGAGACGCCGGCCCGCTGGTCGCCCCTCCGGGCCGCCGACAGCGTGCTGGCTGCGGGTGCGGCAATTGCGCCGCTGCTGATCGAGCGATTTGCCGCCGTGCGCGAGCCGCAGATCCGGGCGGTCTACGTGCGTCTGTTTGGCCTGCTGCGCGATCCGGCGGCAATGCCTCTCCTGCTCCCCCTGCTCGACGCTCCCGAACTCCCCCTCTGCATTGCCGCTATTCAAGCCCTGAGCGCCATTGGCGACGCCGAGGCGGCCAGCCGTGTGCGCATGATGCTCAGTGATCCGCGCTGGGAAATTCGTGCCGCAGCGGCAACTGCGCTGGGCGCGCTTATGGATCTGGAGAGCGCGCCGATGCTTGAGCGCCTGCTTGATGATCCGGTATACTTAGTGGGCTACAGCGCTGCGCAGAGCCTGATCACGCTGCGCGGCAAGGGCCGGGCGATGCTCCAGGAGGCGCCTGAAGCCAGCGAAACCTGCATCGTCCCTCTTGCCCTCCAGGCGCTTGGCGAACTTGCGTATGGTCTTGTATAG
- a CDS encoding response regulator has protein sequence MASILIAEDNATIFKLLDFRLTHLGHETIWARDGEQALIAMRERHPDLVLLDVLMPVYDGFQVLTHAKADPELKDIPVIMLTALGQENHVVKGMRHGADDYVIKPFSFPEVIARIEAALSRREARVTTM, from the coding sequence ATGGCCAGTATCCTCATCGCAGAAGACAACGCCACCATTTTCAAGCTGCTCGACTTTCGGCTTACCCACCTGGGCCACGAGACGATCTGGGCCCGCGATGGCGAGCAGGCCCTGATCGCCATGCGCGAGCGGCATCCCGATCTGGTGCTGCTTGATGTGTTGATGCCGGTCTACGATGGCTTTCAGGTGCTCACGCATGCCAAAGCTGATCCGGAACTCAAAGATATTCCCGTGATTATGTTAACGGCCCTCGGACAGGAGAACCACGTTGTCAAGGGGATGCGGCACGGGGCCGACGATTATGTGATTAAGCCGTTCAGTTTTCCGGAGGTCATCGCGCGCATAGAGGCGGCGCTCAGCCGGCGCGAGGCGCGGGTGACTACGATGTGA
- a CDS encoding transporter substrate-binding domain-containing protein, which produces MRRIVLLALASLALIVLAACGGGPAVSPPPTNVPASGSAAQPTAAAGQLPDLGGRRVTIAVENAYPPFNYINPATGKGEGWDYDAWNEICRLLNCVPVFQEASWEGMIQAVANGQFDAAADGITITEERARQVDFSDGYIQVAQRLMARVDETRFSNMDEFIANESLRLGTQTGTTNYETAARLLPESRIQAFEQFPFAVAALINGDVDGVIIDETAGQGYVGTNAEKVKLVGEPLSSDQLGFIFPKGSDLVEPVNLALAEMRRSGKLDELAKKYFSAEFKLPGS; this is translated from the coding sequence ATGCGACGTATCGTGCTTCTGGCCCTGGCGAGCCTGGCGCTCATTGTCCTCGCGGCCTGCGGCGGCGGCCCGGCCGTTTCGCCCCCGCCAACAAATGTCCCCGCCAGCGGCAGCGCGGCCCAGCCAACCGCCGCCGCCGGCCAACTGCCCGACCTGGGCGGGCGTCGAGTGACCATCGCTGTCGAGAACGCCTATCCGCCGTTCAATTACATCAACCCCGCCACCGGCAAGGGCGAGGGTTGGGACTACGATGCCTGGAACGAGATCTGTCGCCTGCTTAACTGTGTGCCCGTGTTCCAGGAGGCTTCCTGGGAGGGCATGATCCAGGCCGTGGCCAACGGGCAGTTCGACGCCGCCGCCGACGGCATCACCATCACTGAGGAGCGCGCCAGGCAGGTTGACTTCTCCGACGGCTACATCCAGGTGGCCCAGCGCCTCATGGCCCGCGTTGATGAGACGCGCTTCAGCAATATGGACGAGTTCATCGCCAACGAGAGCCTGCGCCTCGGCACGCAGACCGGAACGACGAACTACGAGACCGCCGCGCGCCTGCTGCCCGAGTCGCGCATTCAGGCCTTCGAGCAGTTCCCCTTCGCTGTGGCCGCGCTGATCAACGGCGATGTGGATGGCGTGATCATTGACGAAACTGCGGGCCAGGGTTACGTCGGAACCAACGCCGAAAAGGTCAAACTGGTCGGCGAGCCGCTTTCCAGCGACCAGTTAGGCTTCATCTTCCCCAAGGGCAGCGATCTGGTTGAGCCGGTCAACCTGGCCCTGGCGGAGATGCGGCGCAGCGGCAAGCTCGATGAACTGGCAAAGAAATATTTCAGCGCGGAGTTCAAGCTGCCGGGAAGCTAA
- a CDS encoding helix-hairpin-helix domain-containing protein: MEPETAHPERSLSTWDEPGAIKGGVIKGIGKQTAQAFHEAGIHTWSELARLDATAIAERLGSRIKGLTPEQIEEWRNLARALAETAGSVQMPDKTHVVTLELVLTERRGVFSTKATYAPTGVWDRWVGWNARRLEAFIVAQTGCHLSLTGEIGTLVSDDEPVGAPPGRAPALETPAASEPATLSSELQAPAAPPAPPAPEVSAPPQEALATSPAPQAPEALILEVGPLTLQALDHQRGRATLSFRLGGANVRQALDSGALAEIELCGCAGERGEELPLASTRHRLQPGRREYTLTLEFAPYAVGRFQACATVRVPQFALAGTTTGPAFTVEPPNQEEQ, from the coding sequence ATGGAGCCCGAAACCGCGCACCCGGAGCGATCCCTGTCAACGTGGGATGAACCTGGCGCAATCAAAGGCGGCGTCATCAAGGGGATCGGCAAGCAAACCGCCCAGGCGTTCCACGAGGCCGGCATTCATACCTGGAGCGAACTGGCGCGCCTCGATGCGACCGCGATCGCCGAACGTCTGGGCAGCAGGATCAAGGGGCTGACTCCCGAGCAGATTGAGGAGTGGCGCAACCTGGCCCGCGCCCTGGCCGAGACGGCAGGGTCCGTTCAGATGCCCGACAAGACGCACGTGGTTACGCTGGAGCTGGTGCTGACCGAACGGCGCGGCGTCTTCAGCACCAAAGCGACCTATGCGCCAACCGGCGTCTGGGATCGCTGGGTCGGCTGGAATGCGCGCCGGCTCGAGGCCTTCATCGTCGCCCAGACCGGTTGTCATCTGAGCCTCACGGGCGAAATTGGAACCCTCGTCAGCGACGACGAGCCGGTGGGTGCGCCGCCAGGGCGCGCCCCGGCGCTTGAAACGCCAGCGGCCTCTGAGCCTGCGACGCTATCTTCTGAGCTTCAGGCCCCGGCGGCTCCACCTGCGCCCCCCGCGCCGGAAGTCTCAGCGCCGCCTCAGGAAGCCCTGGCAACTTCGCCCGCGCCGCAGGCGCCCGAGGCGCTGATCCTCGAAGTCGGGCCGCTCACCCTGCAGGCGCTGGATCACCAACGCGGACGGGCGACCCTGTCATTCAGGCTGGGTGGCGCGAACGTCAGGCAGGCGCTCGACAGCGGGGCGCTGGCCGAGATTGAACTGTGCGGCTGCGCGGGCGAACGGGGTGAGGAGCTTCCTCTTGCTTCGACGCGCCACCGGCTTCAGCCCGGACGCCGCGAGTACACCCTGACGCTCGAGTTCGCGCCGTATGCCGTAGGACGGTTCCAGGCGTGCGCGACGGTGCGCGTGCCACAGTTTGCGCTCGCCGGCACGACGACCGGACCAGCCTTCACGGTGGAACCGCCCAACCAGGAGGAACAGTGA
- a CDS encoding prenyltransferase, translating into MSTGGLLARAADFAALGRPLHLIGGAIFYGLGVAVAGYVGAPFNGRAALLGLLTVAAAQLMNHYCNDYFDLEADRANPTPTKWSGGSRVLAEDRLPAQTALAAALSFGALALGLASLTALDSPAPATTLALLVAAIGLAWVYSGPPLFLHRRSLGEVTGAIIVPGLTALVGHQAQTGTIGGPVLLAIVPLCLLQFAMLVAVNVPDAAGDAAVGKRTLVVQFGMERSAQLYLAALGLAYGSLPALVMAGLPWLTALAPMATLPIAAWLAYRVLRGAWRDPAAWDSLGFWSIGQLVGSAGMMALAFALLAGR; encoded by the coding sequence ATGAGCACTGGCGGTTTGCTGGCGCGCGCAGCCGACTTCGCGGCCCTGGGGCGGCCGCTGCACCTGATCGGCGGGGCAATCTTCTACGGGCTGGGGGTGGCCGTCGCCGGCTACGTCGGGGCGCCGTTCAACGGGCGCGCGGCGCTCCTGGGATTGCTGACCGTGGCCGCAGCCCAGTTGATGAACCACTACTGCAACGACTACTTCGATCTCGAGGCCGACCGGGCCAATCCCACGCCCACGAAGTGGTCGGGAGGGAGCCGGGTGCTGGCGGAGGACCGGCTGCCGGCGCAGACGGCGCTGGCGGCAGCGCTGAGCTTCGGAGCGCTGGCCCTGGGCCTGGCTTCGCTGACGGCCCTGGACTCCCCGGCCCCGGCGACCACGCTGGCCCTGCTCGTGGCGGCCATCGGGCTGGCCTGGGTCTACAGCGGGCCGCCGTTGTTCCTGCACCGGCGCTCGCTGGGGGAGGTGACGGGCGCGATCATTGTGCCGGGATTGACGGCGCTGGTGGGCCACCAGGCGCAGACGGGAACGATTGGCGGCCCGGTGCTGCTGGCCATTGTACCGCTCTGCCTGTTGCAATTCGCCATGCTGGTGGCAGTCAACGTGCCCGACGCGGCGGGCGACGCGGCAGTGGGCAAGCGCACCCTGGTGGTGCAGTTCGGGATGGAGCGCTCGGCGCAACTCTACCTGGCGGCGCTGGGGCTGGCCTACGGCAGCCTGCCGGCGCTGGTCATGGCGGGGCTGCCCTGGCTGACGGCGCTGGCGCCCATGGCCACCCTGCCTATCGCCGCCTGGCTGGCCTACCGGGTGCTGCGGGGCGCCTGGCGCGACCCGGCGGCCTGGGACAGCCTGGGATTCTGGAGCATCGGGCAACTGGTGGGCAGCGCGGGCATGATGGCGCTGGCGTTTGCGCTGCTGGCAGGTCGGTAA
- a CDS encoding amino acid ABC transporter permease — MAIEHDQIIPSRPTVTWRTGLAQFPWWLVIILTIIAIMAMRIIFDPIYRDIFVTIVQGLGLTLYVTVVSFGLSLVLGLVLGLGRVAKNPVLRNLAITYIEFIRGVPMLVLIFTISFAVVPMVARTFGLPNNAVSLTTRAIIALVLIYGAYIAEIFRAGIESIGRGQMEAARSLGMSHVQAMRYVILPQAVRNVLPALGNDLIAMLKDSSLVSVLGVREMTQVARLSVSTSFRYEETYFILTLFYLSLTLVLSLLLQLLQRRLRPGG; from the coding sequence ATGGCGATAGAACACGATCAGATTATTCCCTCGAGACCAACTGTAACATGGCGCACCGGTCTGGCCCAGTTTCCATGGTGGCTGGTGATCATTCTGACGATCATCGCTATCATGGCGATGCGGATCATCTTTGATCCAATTTACCGCGATATTTTCGTTACCATTGTACAGGGATTAGGGCTGACGCTCTACGTCACGGTGGTATCCTTCGGCCTGTCGCTGGTGCTGGGCCTCGTTCTCGGCCTGGGGCGGGTGGCGAAGAACCCGGTGCTGCGCAATCTGGCCATTACCTACATCGAATTCATCCGCGGCGTGCCCATGCTGGTGCTGATCTTCACCATCTCCTTTGCCGTGGTGCCGATGGTGGCGCGCACCTTTGGCCTGCCGAACAACGCCGTATCCCTCACCACACGGGCGATCATCGCCCTGGTGCTGATCTATGGGGCCTATATCGCCGAGATCTTTCGCGCCGGGATCGAGTCGATCGGCCGTGGCCAGATGGAGGCGGCCCGCTCGCTGGGCATGTCGCATGTGCAGGCCATGCGCTACGTCATTCTGCCTCAGGCCGTGCGCAACGTGCTCCCTGCCCTTGGCAACGACCTCATTGCCATGCTTAAAGATTCCTCGCTGGTCTCGGTTCTCGGCGTCCGTGAGATGACCCAGGTGGCGCGACTCTCGGTGAGCACCAGTTTTCGCTATGAAGAGACCTATTTTATTCTGACCCTGTTTTATCTCTCCCTGACGCTGGTGCTGTCGCTCCTGTTGCAACTCCTCCAGCGCCGCTTGCGCCCCGGGGGGTAG
- a CDS encoding glycosyltransferase family 2 protein produces the protein MQAHDPGALALLVANTLILGYFLLLQGSYLILLLISSMAILRYRHIVADEHWRSIIQSPLTLPISLIAPAYNEERTIIESVRSLLSLEYPEYEVIVVNDGSRDSTLATLIEHFQLQPIPARIEYAIPCQPIRHVYRSARYPRLVVVDKENGGKADALNAGIIMASHPLFCAMDADSLLEGNALLRITRPFLEHPETVAVGGIVRIANGCQVEQGKVKAVGLSRNPLVIFQHVEYLRAFLFGRVGWSALGALLIISGAFGVFKRQAVLDAGGYRHDTVGEDFELVVRMHRRLREQKRAYRIVFLPDPVCWTEAPETLRVLGRQRNRWQRGLIDTLKIHRRMTLNPRYGRIGMVAMPYFVIIELIGPVIEMFGYLFVTMAFLLKLINLPFFLLFLTLAILLGALLSVASVTLDEIAYHRFPRLSQLLILVAFALLEQFGYRQLTVWWRIRAFVDYWRGNKSWGTMERKGFARPRA, from the coding sequence ATGCAGGCGCATGATCCGGGCGCGCTCGCGCTCCTGGTCGCTAACACGCTTATTCTCGGCTACTTCCTCCTGCTGCAAGGGAGCTACCTGATCCTGCTGCTGATCTCCTCGATGGCGATACTGCGCTATCGCCACATTGTGGCCGACGAACACTGGCGCAGCATCATCCAGTCGCCCCTCACCCTGCCCATCTCGCTCATTGCCCCCGCTTACAATGAAGAGCGGACGATCATCGAGAGCGTGCGCTCATTGCTATCGCTGGAGTATCCCGAATACGAAGTGATCGTGGTGAACGACGGTTCGCGCGACAGCACCCTCGCGACCCTGATCGAGCACTTCCAGTTACAACCGATACCTGCCCGCATCGAGTATGCCATTCCCTGCCAGCCAATCCGGCATGTCTATCGCTCGGCCAGATATCCGCGCCTTGTCGTGGTTGACAAGGAGAATGGCGGCAAGGCCGACGCGCTGAATGCCGGCATCATTATGGCCTCTCATCCGCTCTTCTGCGCCATGGACGCCGACTCATTGCTTGAAGGCAATGCTCTGTTGCGCATTACCCGGCCCTTCCTCGAACACCCGGAAACGGTCGCCGTGGGCGGGATTGTACGCATCGCCAACGGCTGTCAGGTCGAGCAGGGGAAGGTGAAAGCGGTCGGCCTGTCTCGCAATCCACTGGTCATCTTTCAACATGTGGAGTACCTGCGCGCCTTTCTCTTCGGGCGCGTCGGCTGGAGCGCCCTCGGCGCGCTGCTGATTATCTCCGGGGCCTTTGGCGTCTTCAAACGCCAGGCCGTGCTCGATGCTGGCGGCTACCGCCACGACACGGTGGGCGAAGATTTTGAACTGGTGGTCCGTATGCACCGGCGCCTGCGCGAGCAGAAGCGCGCCTACCGGATCGTGTTTCTCCCTGACCCCGTCTGCTGGACCGAGGCGCCAGAGACGCTGCGCGTGCTGGGCCGGCAGCGCAACCGCTGGCAGCGCGGGCTGATTGACACCCTCAAGATCCATCGGCGCATGACGTTGAACCCGCGCTACGGGCGAATCGGCATGGTAGCGATGCCATATTTTGTTATTATCGAACTGATCGGCCCGGTAATAGAAATGTTTGGCTATCTCTTTGTCACAATGGCCTTTCTCCTGAAGCTGATTAATCTGCCTTTCTTTTTGCTCTTTCTGACCCTTGCCATTCTTCTGGGGGCGCTTCTATCAGTCGCCTCGGTGACGCTCGATGAGATCGCTTACCATCGTTTTCCCCGGCTCAGCCAGTTGCTCATCCTCGTCGCCTTCGCCCTGCTCGAACAATTCGGCTACCGGCAGCTTACCGTCTGGTGGCGGATCAGAGCCTTCGTAGATTACTGGCGCGGCAACAAAAGTTGGGGAACAATGGAGCGTAAGGGGTTCGCCCGGCCACGGGCGTAG
- a CDS encoding amino acid ABC transporter ATP-binding protein, with the protein MILIENVSKYFGSFRALDRVNLSVGAGEVLMIIGPSGSGKSTLLRCINHLEVPDTGRIVVDGITVNNNEAHINAVRAEVGMVFQRFELFPHLTVLENICLAQQKVRRRSRRESEEIAWRLLEKVGIPEQAHKHPGQLSGGQQQRVAIARSLAMQPKIMLFDEPTSALDPEMIKEVLDVMLALAAEGMTMVVVSHEMGFARNAAHRVVFMDQGRIIEQGPPEAIFTNPQHERTKLFLSRILH; encoded by the coding sequence ATGATTTTGATTGAGAATGTAAGCAAATACTTTGGTTCCTTTCGCGCTCTGGATCGGGTGAACCTGAGCGTGGGCGCCGGCGAGGTATTGATGATCATCGGTCCCTCAGGCTCGGGCAAATCAACTCTGCTGCGCTGCATCAACCATCTGGAAGTGCCCGACACGGGGCGGATCGTCGTTGACGGCATTACCGTGAACAACAACGAGGCTCATATCAATGCCGTGCGCGCCGAAGTGGGCATGGTCTTCCAGCGATTTGAGTTGTTTCCGCACCTGACGGTGTTGGAGAACATCTGCCTGGCGCAGCAGAAGGTGCGCCGGCGCTCCCGGCGCGAGAGCGAGGAGATCGCCTGGCGCTTGCTTGAGAAGGTGGGTATTCCCGAGCAGGCCCACAAGCACCCCGGCCAGCTCTCAGGCGGCCAGCAGCAGCGCGTGGCGATCGCCCGCTCCCTGGCCATGCAGCCCAAGATCATGCTCTTCGACGAGCCCACCTCGGCCCTCGACCCGGAGATGATCAAAGAGGTGCTTGACGTGATGCTGGCCCTGGCCGCCGAGGGCATGACCATGGTAGTGGTGTCGCACGAAATGGGCTTTGCCCGCAACGCCGCCCATCGAGTGGTTTTTATGGATCAGGGCCGGATCATTGAACAGGGGCCGCCGGAGGCGATTTTCACCAATCCCCAGCACGAGCGCACAAAGCTCTTCCTATCGCGGATTCTTCACTGA
- a CDS encoding DUF4564 domain-containing protein yields the protein MKIREQTADRLVLSGTPSLLFVGCFFIAMIPLGIVAVRGAWSAIYNTSGDFSPSQLTYQLSIFVIVVLTTLAVGAMGFGILVSQPSRVTVTFNRSDNLLTVARRYLFRGQEERRLPLDRVVEVDLHKEESAYRVRLRLDDRTHLAPFESYSTRDAAEELASVISQFLDVPIFEDRETGDLVGP from the coding sequence ATGAAGATCCGTGAACAAACAGCGGACCGGCTGGTCCTCAGCGGGACGCCATCCTTGCTCTTTGTCGGCTGTTTTTTCATCGCGATGATACCGCTGGGCATCGTAGCGGTGCGCGGGGCCTGGAGCGCCATTTATAACACCTCCGGCGACTTCAGCCCGAGTCAATTGACATACCAGCTTTCGATCTTCGTCATCGTTGTTCTCACGACCCTCGCCGTTGGCGCGATGGGCTTTGGGATTCTCGTATCCCAACCCTCCCGCGTTACGGTAACCTTCAACCGTTCCGATAACCTCCTGACGGTTGCCAGACGCTATCTGTTCAGGGGACAGGAAGAACGGCGCCTCCCGCTCGACAGGGTGGTGGAGGTGGACCTCCACAAAGAGGAGTCGGCGTATCGGGTGCGCCTGCGCCTGGATGATCGCACCCATCTTGCGCCTTTTGAAAGTTATTCGACCAGAGACGCGGCTGAGGAGCTCGCCTCGGTAATCAGCCAGTTTCTGGATGTGCCGATCTTTGAGGATCGGGAGACTGGAGACCTTGTAGGGCCATAA
- a CDS encoding serine protease translates to MADQTSPTGIIGREQLQKISTDRRQERSVYETGGEGDDTPVTSFDETETAIQGGAPSYGAGGEPAPIGAGRVLEDLPGYHLPGAVERAEARALGGAATLAAEESRPAARLLDAWFADLPLRSNAEVLGMVQEVLIGPDDRVQVTSTREYPWRCICALEITAADGTRWIGTGFFVGPRTVLTAGHCVYIHGRGGWARSIRLVPGANGAEAPFGALSSGDLRSVRGWTEKRLRTHDYGAIILPRSYTAGEQIGWFGYANLPDVELSQAIVNLAGYPGDKPLKTQWFHGREVTRVDRRTITYLIDTMGGQSGSPVWRIKDGQRYVVGIHTNGDASGNSATRVCAPVAANIRRWIEEGG, encoded by the coding sequence ATGGCAGACCAGACCAGTCCGACCGGGATCATCGGTCGCGAGCAACTCCAAAAGATCAGCACTGATCGGCGACAGGAGAGGAGCGTCTACGAGACCGGCGGAGAGGGCGACGACACGCCGGTCACCAGTTTCGACGAGACTGAGACGGCCATCCAGGGCGGCGCCCCCAGCTACGGCGCCGGTGGCGAACCCGCGCCGATTGGCGCGGGCCGGGTGCTGGAGGACCTGCCAGGCTACCATCTGCCGGGGGCCGTGGAGCGAGCCGAAGCGCGCGCCCTTGGCGGCGCCGCCACGCTGGCGGCGGAGGAGAGCAGACCCGCAGCCCGCTTGCTCGATGCCTGGTTCGCTGATCTGCCCTTACGCTCTAACGCGGAAGTGCTTGGCATGGTCCAGGAAGTACTCATCGGCCCCGATGACCGGGTGCAGGTGACAAGCACGCGGGAGTACCCCTGGCGTTGCATCTGCGCGCTGGAGATCACCGCCGCCGATGGAACGCGCTGGATCGGCACCGGTTTCTTCGTTGGCCCGCGCACCGTGCTTACCGCCGGTCACTGCGTTTACATCCACGGGCGCGGCGGATGGGCGAGAAGCATTCGCCTCGTTCCAGGAGCCAACGGCGCCGAAGCGCCGTTCGGCGCATTGAGCAGCGGCGATCTGCGCAGTGTGCGCGGCTGGACCGAGAAGCGCCTGCGGACCCACGACTATGGCGCGATTATTCTGCCCCGAAGCTACACCGCCGGCGAACAGATCGGCTGGTTCGGCTATGCAAACCTGCCCGATGTGGAACTGAGCCAGGCGATTGTCAATCTGGCGGGTTATCCTGGCGACAAACCCCTCAAGACCCAGTGGTTCCATGGCCGCGAAGTGACCAGGGTTGACCGGCGGACCATCACCTATCTGATAGACACTATGGGCGGCCAGAGCGGTTCGCCGGTGTGGCGCATCAAAGACGGGCAGCGTTACGTGGTGGGCATTCACACCAATGGTGACGCAAGCGGCAACTCGGCCACCCGCGTCTGCGCGCCGGTGGCGGCGAACATCCGGCGCTGGATCGAGGAGGGAGGGTAG